Proteins encoded by one window of Chryseobacterium aquaeductus:
- a CDS encoding peptidylprolyl isomerase codes for MNVDKETYEGLKDGLYANLQTTKGNLIVKFEDKKSPVTVANFVGLAEGKIDNKAKAKGVPFYDGTIFHRVIKDFMIQGGDPQGTGMGDPGYKFEDEKNDLKHTGKGILSMANSGPNTNGSQFFITEIATPWLDGRHTIFGEVVKGDDVIDAIANVEKGAQDKPKTDIVLEKVSIFSKGDEYKGYDAAKTFNEGKSKIAANNKAMAEKAEADAKKAIEDLKAGMTVTESGLYYKITKKTEGKAPKAGDNVSVHYAGKLTNGTEFDSSFKRNEPLEFPVGTGRVIKGWDEGILLLKEGETATLLIPPAMGYGANGAGGVIPPNAWLIFDVELVKVP; via the coding sequence ATGAACGTAGACAAAGAAACTTACGAAGGGCTTAAAGACGGACTTTACGCCAATCTTCAAACTACAAAAGGTAACTTGATTGTAAAGTTTGAAGACAAAAAATCACCGGTGACTGTGGCTAACTTTGTTGGTCTTGCTGAAGGTAAAATTGATAACAAAGCGAAGGCTAAAGGGGTTCCTTTCTATGACGGAACCATCTTCCACAGAGTGATCAAAGATTTCATGATTCAGGGAGGAGATCCTCAGGGAACAGGAATGGGAGATCCCGGATATAAATTTGAAGACGAGAAAAACGATCTTAAACATACAGGAAAAGGTATTTTATCAATGGCTAACTCAGGACCCAATACCAATGGTTCTCAGTTTTTCATTACTGAAATTGCTACTCCTTGGTTAGACGGTAGACATACGATCTTTGGAGAAGTAGTAAAAGGTGATGATGTGATCGACGCAATTGCTAATGTAGAAAAAGGTGCTCAGGATAAACCTAAAACAGATATCGTTTTGGAGAAAGTGAGCATTTTCAGCAAAGGTGACGAGTACAAAGGATACGATGCTGCAAAAACTTTCAACGAAGGTAAATCTAAAATCGCTGCCAATAACAAGGCAATGGCTGAAAAAGCTGAAGCTGATGCAAAGAAAGCGATCGAAGATCTTAAAGCTGGAATGACGGTTACAGAATCTGGTTTGTACTATAAAATCACTAAAAAGACTGAAGGTAAAGCTCCAAAAGCTGGTGATAATGTTTCTGTACACTACGCAGGAAAATTGACCAACGGAACCGAGTTTGATTCTTCATTCAAAAGAAATGAACCTCTTGAATTTCCTGTAGGAACAGGTAGAGTAATCAAAGGATGGGACGAAGGTATCTTATTATTAAAAGAAGGTGAAACTGCTACTTTATTGATTCCGCCAGCAATGGGATACGGTGCAAACGGAGCAGGAGGAGTGATCCCGCCAAATGCATGGTTGATTTTTGATGTGGAATTGGTAAAAGTTCCCTAA
- a CDS encoding DUF4294 domain-containing protein → MKFHKITLLFLLFFGVALFGQQRDSIIAKPLSQYPQDELKIDEFGNRYYYDERQKAKIYEINGETVVVMDELVLLNKPKFNNQLDKNYYYFLNKKLYRVYPLFLTALQQYRDIKVEMTVMDTAAKRKYIKDRQNMLADQYEKQLKDLTTTEGQVFAKLMNRATGKNVFEIIKELRGGWSAFWWNVKGKLADIDLKEQYNPHKNRTDEFLESLLQSNWNSGYLQPYPGAKDFRVSK, encoded by the coding sequence ATGAAATTTCATAAAATCACCCTTCTTTTTCTTCTCTTTTTTGGAGTTGCCCTGTTCGGACAACAGAGAGATTCCATTATAGCTAAGCCATTAAGTCAGTATCCTCAAGATGAGTTAAAGATTGACGAATTTGGCAACAGATATTATTACGACGAGAGACAAAAAGCTAAAATTTACGAAATCAATGGAGAGACTGTAGTGGTGATGGATGAGTTGGTTTTATTAAACAAACCTAAATTCAACAATCAACTGGATAAAAATTATTATTATTTTTTAAATAAAAAATTATACAGAGTCTATCCTTTGTTTCTTACAGCCTTGCAACAGTATCGAGATATTAAAGTTGAAATGACCGTAATGGATACTGCTGCAAAAAGAAAATACATCAAAGACCGACAAAATATGCTTGCAGATCAATACGAGAAGCAGCTTAAAGATTTAACAACTACGGAAGGTCAGGTTTTCGCAAAATTGATGAACAGAGCAACAGGAAAAAACGTTTTTGAAATCATAAAAGAATTGAGAGGAGGATGGAGCGCGTTTTGGTGGAATGTAAAAGGAAAACTAGCAGATATTGATCTGAAAGAACAATATAATCCTCACAAAAACAGAACCGATGAGTTTTTAGAATCATTATTGCAGTCCAATTGGAATTCAGGGTATTTACAACCTTATCCTGGTGCAAAAGATTTTAGAGTATCTAAATAA
- a CDS encoding ABC transporter ATP-binding protein, with the protein MKTLLRYLKPHKWLMILSLVLATINQVFSLFAPAITGNILDQLVTHPNFFDKDKLLPRNLNQFFYGTDLYHGAFYFLGLLIGTAMISRIAKAFQDYVVSVITQKFGANIFTDGLQHSMALPYQEFEDQRSGETLSILTKVREDSVKFITNFINIFFGILVSIIFVSVYAIRLHWSIMPVYVVGIFLIAFITNLLSKRIKNIQKTIVSETTGLAGSTTESLRNIEIVKSLGLTKQEVKRLNNNTYKILGLELKKVKSIRSLSFIQGTMVNFLQQLITLTLLYLIFRNIVTPGQYLSLMFYGFFIFGPMQEIGNIIISYREAEASLHNFDTLMKKPAEEKPHTPKQIGAVEKLVFNKVAFQHQTASYKALNDISFEVKNGETIAFVGPSGSGKSTLVKLLVGLYRPKEGSIFYNNVNGNEFDFDELRNQIGFVTQDTQLFAGTIKENLLFVNPNATDEDLDLALKKSSATALIERAEKGIDTVIGEGGLKLSGGEKQRIAIARALLRKPNLLIFDEATSALDSITEEEITSTIKEISEEKEQITVLIAHRLSTIMHADRIYVLERGKVIETGSHENLLDLKGLYYAMWRQQIGERKVIKPVS; encoded by the coding sequence ATGAAAACATTATTACGTTATTTAAAACCTCATAAATGGTTGATGATTTTGTCATTGGTTTTGGCAACCATCAATCAGGTATTTTCTTTATTTGCACCGGCAATTACCGGGAATATTCTTGATCAACTGGTAACTCATCCTAATTTTTTTGATAAGGATAAATTGCTGCCCAGAAACTTAAATCAGTTTTTCTATGGCACAGATCTGTATCATGGTGCATTTTATTTTTTGGGTTTGTTAATCGGAACTGCGATGATCAGCAGAATTGCAAAGGCATTTCAGGATTATGTGGTGAGTGTCATCACACAAAAATTCGGAGCCAATATTTTTACAGATGGTTTGCAGCATTCGATGGCATTACCTTATCAGGAATTTGAAGACCAACGAAGTGGCGAAACGCTTTCTATTTTGACAAAAGTAAGGGAAGATTCTGTGAAATTCATTACCAATTTCATCAATATATTTTTCGGAATTTTGGTAAGTATTATCTTCGTTTCGGTATATGCCATTCGTTTACACTGGTCGATTATGCCTGTGTATGTGGTGGGAATTTTCCTGATTGCATTCATCACCAATTTACTAAGTAAAAGAATTAAAAACATTCAGAAAACCATCGTAAGCGAAACTACTGGTTTGGCTGGAAGCACCACAGAAAGTCTTCGTAATATTGAGATTGTGAAAAGTTTAGGTCTGACGAAACAGGAAGTAAAACGTCTGAATAACAATACCTACAAAATTCTCGGACTTGAATTGAAGAAGGTGAAAAGCATTCGTTCTTTAAGTTTTATCCAGGGCACGATGGTGAATTTTCTGCAGCAATTGATCACCCTTACCCTTTTATATCTTATTTTCAGGAATATTGTAACTCCCGGACAATATTTATCATTAATGTTTTACGGTTTCTTTATTTTCGGACCGATGCAGGAAATCGGAAACATCATTATCTCTTATCGTGAAGCTGAAGCATCACTGCATAATTTTGATACCTTAATGAAAAAACCTGCGGAGGAGAAACCACATACACCAAAACAGATTGGTGCGGTAGAAAAATTAGTATTCAACAAGGTTGCTTTCCAGCATCAGACTGCTTCGTATAAAGCATTAAACGATATTTCATTTGAAGTGAAAAACGGAGAAACAATCGCTTTTGTGGGACCGAGCGGTTCAGGGAAAAGTACATTGGTGAAATTGCTGGTGGGATTGTATCGTCCGAAAGAAGGTTCAATTTTTTACAACAATGTTAATGGAAATGAATTTGATTTTGATGAACTGAGAAATCAGATTGGTTTTGTAACGCAGGACACGCAACTTTTTGCGGGAACCATCAAAGAAAATTTACTGTTCGTCAACCCAAACGCTACAGATGAAGATTTAGATTTAGCTTTAAAAAAATCCAGCGCAACGGCACTGATCGAAAGAGCAGAAAAAGGAATCGATACCGTCATCGGCGAGGGCGGATTAAAACTAAGCGGTGGTGAAAAACAAAGAATTGCCATTGCCAGAGCTTTGTTGAGAAAGCCTAATTTATTGATTTTTGACGAAGCAACTTCTGCATTAGACAGCATTACCGAAGAAGAAATAACATCTACCATCAAAGAAATCTCTGAAGAAAAGGAACAGATTACCGTTTTGATTGCTCACCGATTGAGTACCATCATGCACGCAGACCGTATTTATGTTTTAGAACGTGGAAAGGTGATAGAAACCGGTTCACATGAAAATCTTCTGGATCTTAAAGGATTGTATTATGCCATGTGGAGACAGCAGATTGGGGAAAGAAAGGTGATAAAACCAGTAAGTTAA
- the mnmD gene encoding tRNA (5-methylaminomethyl-2-thiouridine)(34)-methyltransferase MnmD — MEREIAVTKDGSKTLFINELNENYHSHYGALQEAEHVFIKNGLNLVNNYEINILELGFGTGLNVLVTINEYLKTDKNHIINYFTLEKYPINDSEVEKLAYFDHFDNPELKNIYQKIHQTEWEKSVEIVKGFHLKKIQCDFFDLENIDLPLIYLVYFDCFGARVQPDLWEQPLFKMVSDKMNVNGLLTTYSSKGSVRRILKELNFNVEKKQGPPGKREMINAIKL, encoded by the coding sequence GTGGAAAGAGAAATAGCAGTCACAAAAGACGGAAGCAAAACACTGTTTATCAATGAATTAAATGAAAACTACCATTCACACTATGGTGCGTTACAGGAAGCAGAACATGTGTTTATCAAAAACGGATTAAATCTTGTAAATAATTACGAAATTAACATTTTAGAACTCGGTTTTGGAACAGGTTTAAATGTTTTAGTGACAATTAATGAATATTTAAAAACTGACAAAAATCATATCATCAACTATTTTACTCTCGAAAAATACCCGATAAATGATTCTGAAGTTGAAAAACTTGCCTACTTTGATCATTTTGATAACCCGGAGTTAAAAAATATTTATCAAAAAATTCATCAAACAGAATGGGAAAAATCAGTTGAAATCGTTAAAGGTTTTCATTTAAAAAAGATTCAGTGTGATTTTTTTGATTTGGAAAATATAGATTTACCCCTGATTTATCTTGTATATTTCGATTGTTTCGGAGCAAGAGTACAGCCTGATCTGTGGGAACAACCTCTATTTAAAATGGTTTCGGACAAGATGAATGTAAATGGACTTTTAACGACATATTCTTCGAAAGGCAGTGTAAGGAGAATTTTGAAAGAACTCAACTTTAATGTAGAGAAAAAACAAGGACCTCCGGGAAAAAGGGAAATGATCAATGCGATAAAGTTATGA
- a CDS encoding branched-chain amino acid aminotransferase: MIIQKTENSRLSTFDPNNFSFGNTFSDHMIICEYEDGKWGDVKLVPYGPLLFTPAMMGVNYGQACFEGMKAYKDNDGQVFLFRPEKNFERINKSAKRLAMPEVTEEMFLDGLKALVDTDRNWIPQGEGMSLYIRPLIFATEEALKARVANKYMFAIVATPAKSYYADPVSVKISDHYSRAASGGVGSAKAAGNYAASFYPTQLAMEEGYDQIIWTDDATHEYFEESGTMNVFVRINDTIYTPPTSEKILDGVTRDSFIQLANKRGLDIRVEPIAVQAVLDAHKNGTLKEVWGVGTAVVTTVFKALGHKGEKLQLPSLPDDESYAALLKSDLVNLQNNISEDPFGWRVLVKKDVLETA, from the coding sequence ATGATAATTCAAAAAACAGAAAACTCTAGACTTTCTACTTTCGATCCCAATAATTTTTCTTTCGGAAATACATTCAGTGATCACATGATCATCTGCGAGTACGAAGACGGAAAGTGGGGTGATGTGAAGTTGGTTCCTTATGGTCCTTTATTGTTTACGCCAGCGATGATGGGAGTAAACTACGGACAGGCTTGTTTTGAAGGTATGAAAGCCTACAAAGACAATGACGGACAGGTTTTCCTTTTCAGGCCCGAAAAGAATTTTGAACGTATCAACAAATCTGCAAAACGTTTGGCAATGCCGGAAGTTACAGAAGAAATGTTTTTGGATGGTCTTAAAGCATTAGTAGATACCGATAGAAACTGGATCCCTCAGGGTGAAGGTATGTCATTATACATCAGACCTTTAATCTTCGCTACTGAAGAGGCATTGAAAGCGAGAGTTGCTAACAAATATATGTTTGCCATCGTTGCAACACCGGCAAAAAGCTATTATGCAGACCCTGTTTCTGTGAAGATTTCAGATCATTACTCAAGAGCGGCAAGTGGTGGAGTAGGTTCGGCAAAAGCAGCAGGAAATTATGCAGCTTCTTTCTATCCGACACAATTGGCGATGGAAGAAGGTTATGATCAGATTATCTGGACTGATGATGCAACCCACGAGTATTTTGAAGAAAGCGGAACGATGAATGTTTTCGTAAGAATTAACGATACAATCTATACGCCACCAACATCTGAGAAAATTTTGGATGGTGTTACCAGAGACAGTTTCATTCAGTTGGCAAATAAAAGAGGTCTTGATATCAGAGTAGAACCTATCGCAGTACAAGCTGTTTTAGATGCTCACAAAAACGGAACTTTGAAAGAAGTCTGGGGTGTTGGTACCGCTGTGGTAACTACTGTATTCAAAGCTTTAGGACATAAAGGAGAAAAACTACAGCTTCCTTCACTGCCTGATGATGAAAGCTATGCAGCACTATTGAAAAGTGATTTGGTGAATCTACAGAATAACATTTCAGAAGATCCATTCGGATGGAGAGTATTGGTAAAGAAAGATGTTTTAGAAACAGCTTAA
- a CDS encoding FKBP-type peptidyl-prolyl cis-trans isomerase — translation MKKILLISIFGLLSCKRNAPQVHPPVGGVLNQSDLDVSKNRMKNLNTLERQQIQDWVNGQDIKFYPTQLNYWTTVENFDKRQRRADDTPVSYSYDLYDFDQTKIYDKSIERNNARFGHFDELKAVENALRYMEDGEEVTLLVPSSLAYGTFGDENKIDNDIPLIIKLKVL, via the coding sequence ATGAAAAAAATACTCCTCATTTCAATATTCGGTCTTTTAAGTTGTAAAAGAAATGCACCTCAGGTTCATCCTCCGGTGGGTGGTGTCCTTAATCAAAGTGATCTGGATGTATCTAAAAATCGCATGAAAAATCTGAATACTTTGGAAAGACAACAGATTCAGGATTGGGTAAACGGACAGGATATTAAATTCTATCCTACACAGCTTAATTATTGGACGACCGTAGAGAATTTCGACAAAAGACAACGAAGAGCAGATGATACTCCGGTTTCCTATTCTTATGATCTGTATGATTTTGATCAGACTAAAATCTATGACAAATCGATCGAAAGAAATAACGCAAGATTCGGACATTTTGATGAGTTGAAAGCTGTAGAAAACGCCCTCAGATATATGGAAGATGGAGAAGAAGTGACATTGCTTGTACCATCATCACTGGCGTACGGAACTTTCGGAGACGAAAATAAAATAGATAACGATATTCCTTTAATTATAAAATTAAAAGTTCTATAA
- a CDS encoding nucleoside-diphosphate kinase, with amino-acid sequence MSNITFTMIKPDAVADGHIGAILGKISEGGFKIKALKLTQLTVADAKKFYEVHAERPFYGELVDFMSSGPIVAAVLEKDNAVEDFRTLIGSTNPADAAEGTIRKMFARSIGENAVHGSDSDENALIEAQFHFSGREIF; translated from the coding sequence ATGTCTAACATTACATTCACAATGATTAAGCCTGATGCAGTTGCTGATGGGCATATCGGTGCTATTTTAGGGAAAATTTCAGAAGGAGGTTTCAAAATTAAAGCATTAAAATTAACTCAATTGACAGTTGCAGATGCTAAAAAATTCTATGAAGTACATGCTGAGAGACCATTTTATGGAGAATTGGTTGACTTCATGAGTTCAGGACCAATCGTTGCTGCAGTATTAGAAAAAGATAATGCAGTTGAAGATTTCAGAACTCTAATCGGATCTACTAATCCTGCAGATGCTGCGGAAGGAACAATAAGAAAAATGTTTGCTAGAAGCATTGGAGAGAACGCTGTACACGGATCAGACTCTGATGAGAATGCTTTGATTGAAGCACAATTCCATTTTTCTGGAAGAGAAATATTCTAA
- the rpe gene encoding ribulose-phosphate 3-epimerase, translating to MKTKLIAPSLLSADFGNLQRDIEMLNNSQADWLHVDVMDGRFVPNISFGFPVMKTIQQHAKKFVDVHLMILEPEKYVEEFIDYGADLVSVHYEACVHLYRTINLIQSKGAKAGVVLNPSTPVLMLEDIIADVDLVLLMSVNPGFGGQKFIENTYKKIAETKDLILSNNSTAFIQIDGGVNLDNASKLFDAGADVLVAGNAVFSSESPEKTIELLKV from the coding sequence ATGAAAACTAAGCTAATTGCTCCTTCCCTTTTATCTGCAGACTTCGGGAATCTGCAAAGAGATATTGAGATGCTCAACAATTCACAAGCAGATTGGTTGCATGTTGATGTCATGGATGGAAGATTTGTTCCCAATATATCTTTCGGATTTCCCGTAATGAAAACTATTCAACAGCACGCAAAAAAATTCGTGGATGTACATTTAATGATTTTGGAACCCGAAAAATACGTTGAGGAATTCATTGATTACGGTGCAGATCTGGTATCCGTACATTATGAAGCGTGCGTGCATTTGTATAGAACCATTAATTTAATTCAGAGCAAAGGTGCGAAAGCTGGCGTGGTTCTTAATCCGTCTACTCCCGTTTTAATGCTGGAAGATATTATTGCTGACGTAGATCTGGTTTTGCTAATGAGCGTTAATCCCGGATTCGGAGGTCAAAAATTTATCGAAAACACTTATAAAAAGATTGCTGAAACTAAAGATCTGATTTTAAGTAACAATTCTACGGCATTTATACAAATTGACGGTGGCGTAAATTTAGATAATGCTTCTAAGCTTTTTGATGCAGGAGCAGACGTTCTGGTTGCAGGAAATGCAGTTTTCTCATCTGAAAGTCCCGAAAAAACAATCGAACTTTTAAAAGTATAA
- the chrP gene encoding chryseobasin maturation metalloprotease ChrP encodes MKFEKKSLKFLEKYLNTSSPTGYEHRGQEVWMNYITPYVDKIEVDHYGTCYGIINPEAEFKVVIEAHADEISWYVNYITDDGLIYVIRNGGSDQTIAPSKVVSIHGEKGIVKGVFGWPAIHTRGANQDEPTPKIENIFIDCGATTKQEVEDLGIFVGCMITYPDEFFEMNNRYFVCRALDNRIGGFMIAEVARLLKENKKELPFGLYITNSVQEEVGLYGADMIADTIKPNIAIVTDVTHDTTTPMIEKKKEGDQKCGNGPVVFFAPSVHHVIRELIIDTAKKKKIPFQRAAASRATGTDTDAFAHSNGGVPSALISLPLRYMHTTVEMVSKEDVANVIQLIYETLLEIKPEMKLKYH; translated from the coding sequence ATGAAATTCGAGAAGAAATCTTTGAAATTTTTAGAGAAATATTTAAACACTTCATCACCAACCGGATACGAACACAGAGGTCAGGAAGTATGGATGAATTACATCACACCTTATGTTGACAAAATCGAGGTTGATCATTACGGAACCTGCTATGGGATCATCAATCCGGAAGCAGAATTTAAAGTGGTGATTGAAGCTCATGCCGATGAAATTTCATGGTACGTAAATTATATTACAGATGACGGTCTTATTTATGTCATCAGAAACGGTGGTTCTGATCAAACAATTGCACCTTCAAAAGTTGTAAGCATTCACGGAGAAAAAGGTATTGTAAAAGGGGTCTTCGGATGGCCTGCGATTCATACCAGAGGTGCAAACCAAGATGAGCCTACGCCAAAAATTGAAAACATATTTATCGATTGCGGAGCGACAACAAAACAGGAAGTTGAAGATTTGGGAATTTTTGTAGGATGCATGATCACGTATCCTGATGAATTTTTTGAAATGAATAATCGCTATTTTGTCTGCAGAGCTTTGGACAACAGAATCGGCGGATTTATGATCGCTGAAGTTGCCAGACTTTTAAAGGAAAACAAAAAAGAACTTCCATTTGGTTTATATATTACCAATTCTGTGCAGGAAGAAGTAGGATTATATGGTGCAGATATGATTGCGGATACCATCAAACCCAACATCGCCATCGTAACAGATGTTACCCACGACACGACTACACCAATGATAGAGAAGAAAAAAGAAGGTGACCAAAAATGTGGAAATGGTCCGGTAGTTTTCTTTGCTCCGAGTGTTCATCATGTGATCAGAGAATTGATTATCGATACTGCAAAGAAGAAAAAAATTCCTTTCCAGAGAGCAGCAGCGAGTAGAGCTACAGGCACTGATACCGATGCTTTTGCGCATTCTAACGGCGGTGTACCCAGTGCATTGATTTCTTTACCTTTGCGATATATGCATACCACAGTGGAAATGGTTTCTAAAGAAGATGTTGCGAATGTGATTCAATTAATCTATGAGACACTTTTGGAAATTAAACCTGAAATGAAACTGAAATATCATTAA
- a CDS encoding NUDIX domain-containing protein, which translates to MIDKINVRVYACAVKDNKVLTLFEEYAGQPLLKFPGGGLEFGEGLTDCLHREFEEELNIKIEILEHLYTQENFLVSRFRENEQLLTIYYMVKITNEEDFLILDPCIEKTEWLPIDTEINPFSLPVDKIVFEKLKEKFL; encoded by the coding sequence ATGATAGACAAGATCAACGTAAGAGTTTATGCTTGTGCCGTAAAAGATAATAAAGTTCTCACACTTTTTGAAGAATATGCCGGGCAACCTTTGCTTAAATTTCCGGGTGGCGGATTAGAATTTGGAGAAGGCTTGACAGATTGCCTGCATCGTGAATTTGAAGAGGAACTCAATATTAAAATAGAAATCTTAGAACATCTCTACACTCAGGAAAATTTTTTGGTGTCTCGCTTCAGAGAAAACGAACAGCTGCTTACTATATATTATATGGTGAAAATTACAAACGAAGAAGATTTTTTAATTCTTGATCCTTGTATTGAAAAAACAGAGTGGCTTCCTATTGACACAGAAATCAATCCGTTTTCTTTACCTGTAGATAAAATTGTTTTTGAAAAATTAAAAGAAAAATTCCTGTAA